A window from Apium graveolens cultivar Ventura unplaced genomic scaffold, ASM990537v1 ctg6980, whole genome shotgun sequence encodes these proteins:
- the LOC141703673 gene encoding uncharacterized protein LOC141703673 — protein MDNNNNRTQASSSCSNSTSGGGNRGRSSYTRGSSWGRGGGSRGRGGGSRGYSGGGAFTPDKIDSLGRLMTWILRHTASKFNLDIRSDGYVKVQDLLKLNLQTVANIPLNSHTIADVRKAVIADNKQRFSLVEENGELFVRANQGHTLKAVKTESLLKPIISAEEVPVCVHGTYRENLPSILEHGLKCMKRLHIHFACGLPKDSDVISGMRENVNILIFLDVKKALEEGMELYFSENKVVLTEGFNGVIPVKYFERIESRPGRQLLYVGKDEDLVTGMQKLAIKTGAKLERPPCNKMNDVYQDQEL, from the exons ATGGACAACAACAACAATAGAACACAAGCTTCCTCTTCCTGTTCTAACTCAACAAG TGGAGGTGGTAATAGGGGACGGAGTTCCTATACGAGAGGTAGTAGCTGGGGACGTGGTGGTGGTAGCAGGGGACGTGGTGGTGGTAGCAGGGGATATAGTGGAGGCGGTGCTTTTACTCCAGATAAGATTGATTCTCTTGGAAGGCTTAT GACATGGATTTTGCGTCATACGGCTTCTAAATTTAACCTGGATATAAGGAGTGATGGGTATGTTAAAGTTCAGGATTTGTTAAAGCTGAATCTTCAGACAGTGGCCAATATTCCATTAAATTCACATACTATTGCTGATGTGAGGAAG GCAGTGATAGCTGATAATAAGCAGCGATTTAGCCTAGTGGAAGAAAATGGAGAGCTTTTTGTACGTGCGAACCAAGGACATACACTGAAG GCAGTTAAAACTGAATCTCTATTGAAACCAATTATTTCAGCTGAAGAAGTTCCAG TTTGTGTGCATGGGACATACAGGGAGAACTTACCATCAATCTTGGAGCATGGTCTCAAATGCATGAAACGATTGCATATTCATTTTGCTTGTGGCTTGCCAAAGGATAGTGACGTAATTAGTG GTATGAGAGAAAATGTGAATATCTTGATCTTCCTTGATGTCAAGAAAGCACTGGAAG AGGGAATGGAACTTTACTTTTCGGAAAACAAGGTTGTGTTGACCGAAGGTTTTAATGGCGTTATTCCAGTTAAGTACTTTGAGAGGATTGAATCACGGCCAGGTAGACAGCTGCTTTATGTCGGAAAAGATGAAGACCTTGTGACGGGAATGCAGAAACTCGCAATAAAAACAGGTGCTAAGCTTGAAAGGCCTCCGTGTAACAAGATGAATGATGTATACCAAGATCAAGAACTTTAA